The proteins below come from a single Caulobacter segnis ATCC 21756 genomic window:
- a CDS encoding ABC transporter permease subunit: MSRPPAVPLTRQRLASLAWQGLALAAVLALLALLARNGAANLRASGLASGFDFLGRAAGFDIAETPIAYSPRDSNAKVLLVGALNTLKVTGLGATLASLLGLAFGVALRARSGPVRILAQGYVELFRNIPLPVLLLVLYSLLAMAPPPRAALDLFGLGFVSNRGLYLPRLDWRWGGGGALAGAALALAALVAIWRRAPSRRAAQVLSFGWLGFCGLGLVLSVSGLEVPRAQGFGFVGGQVVSPPLLALVGGLGLYTGGYIAEVVRGALAAIAPGQAEAAQALGLSPIQTLMLITLPQALRVAAPPLASQYLNLAKNASLAIIVGYPDLVALLGGTVLNQTGQAIETLGLILVFYLALSLSISGLINLWAARQARWAVR, from the coding sequence ATGAGCCGCCCGCCCGCCGTCCCGCTCACCCGCCAGCGCCTGGCCAGCCTCGCCTGGCAGGGCCTGGCCCTGGCCGCCGTCCTCGCCCTCTTGGCGCTGCTGGCCCGCAACGGCGCGGCCAATCTGCGCGCCAGCGGCCTGGCCTCGGGCTTTGACTTCCTGGGCCGGGCCGCCGGTTTCGACATCGCCGAGACGCCGATCGCCTATTCGCCGCGCGACAGCAACGCCAAGGTCTTGCTGGTCGGAGCGCTGAACACCCTGAAGGTCACGGGGCTGGGCGCGACCCTGGCCAGCCTGCTGGGCCTGGCCTTTGGCGTGGCCCTGCGGGCCAGGTCCGGACCGGTGCGGATCCTGGCCCAGGGCTATGTCGAGCTCTTTCGCAACATCCCGCTGCCGGTGCTGCTCCTGGTGCTCTACAGCCTGCTGGCCATGGCCCCGCCGCCCCGCGCCGCGCTCGATCTCTTCGGGCTTGGCTTTGTCAGCAATCGCGGTCTCTACCTGCCGCGCCTCGACTGGCGGTGGGGAGGGGGCGGGGCGCTGGCCGGAGCGGCCCTGGCGCTGGCGGCCCTGGTCGCCATCTGGCGCCGGGCCCCCAGCCGCCGCGCGGCCCAGGTGCTGAGCTTTGGCTGGCTGGGCTTTTGTGGACTGGGCCTCGTCCTGTCGGTCTCGGGCCTGGAGGTTCCTCGCGCCCAGGGCTTTGGTTTCGTCGGTGGCCAGGTCGTCTCGCCGCCGCTGCTCGCCCTGGTCGGGGGCCTTGGTCTCTATACCGGCGGCTATATCGCCGAGGTCGTGCGCGGGGCCCTGGCGGCGATCGCTCCTGGCCAGGCCGAGGCCGCCCAGGCGCTGGGGCTCTCGCCGATCCAGACCCTGATGCTGATCACCTTGCCGCAGGCCCTGCGGGTGGCCGCCCCGCCGCTGGCCAGCCAGTATCTGAATCTCGCCAAGAACGCCTCCCTCGCCATCATCGTCGGCTATCCCGATCTCGTCGCCCTGCTGGGCGGCACGGTGCTCAACCAGACCGGCCAGGCGATCGAGACCCTGGGCCTGATCCTGGTCTTCTACCTGGCGCTCAGCCTGTCGATCAGCGGCCTGATCAACCTGTGGGCCGCGCGCCAGGCGCGCTGGGCGGTGCGATGA
- a CDS encoding amino acid ABC transporter substrate-binding protein: protein MARRAKGLAARVAAGLLAGPLVGLLAGCGDPGSAVDGPPPKAVGVEGAPVALAAAGAGQGRTLAAVRARGYLVCGVQQGLIGFAYADNTGRWRGFDTDFCRATAAAIFGRAEAARFTPTSSTERLTVLQAGEVDVLWRNTSATFSRDAKFDFSGVNYYDGQAFLVRKALGVAHAAQLNGARICIQTGSTSEMNLTDYFRAHKLTYEPVVFDTEDKARAAYGREQCDVYTADLSNLAAARATLARPGDHLILPEVISKEPLGPVVRQGDDAWGNVVRWTLNAMILAEELGVTSANVEALRARSDNPEIRRLLGAEPGYGAMIGLSDDFAFQIIRQVGNYGEVFARNLGPATPLKIERGLNALWNASPPGLLYAPPMR from the coding sequence ATGGCGCGCCGCGCTAAGGGGCTGGCGGCGCGGGTCGCCGCCGGCCTGCTCGCCGGCCCGCTCGTCGGCCTTCTGGCCGGTTGCGGTGATCCGGGCAGCGCCGTCGACGGCCCGCCGCCCAAGGCGGTCGGGGTCGAGGGCGCGCCGGTGGCGCTGGCCGCCGCCGGGGCCGGGCAGGGACGGACCCTGGCCGCCGTCCGCGCCCGCGGCTATCTGGTCTGCGGCGTCCAGCAGGGGCTGATCGGCTTTGCCTATGCCGACAACACCGGCCGCTGGCGCGGCTTCGACACCGATTTTTGCCGGGCCACCGCCGCGGCGATCTTCGGCCGCGCCGAGGCCGCGCGCTTTACGCCGACCTCCTCGACCGAGCGCCTGACCGTGCTGCAGGCCGGCGAGGTCGACGTCCTGTGGCGCAACACCTCGGCGACCTTCTCGCGCGACGCCAAGTTCGATTTTTCGGGGGTCAACTATTACGACGGCCAGGCCTTCCTGGTTCGCAAGGCGCTGGGCGTGGCCCACGCGGCGCAGCTGAACGGGGCGCGGATCTGCATCCAGACCGGCTCGACCAGCGAGATGAATCTCACCGACTATTTTAGGGCCCACAAGCTCACCTACGAGCCGGTGGTGTTCGACACCGAGGACAAGGCCCGCGCCGCCTATGGCCGCGAGCAGTGCGACGTCTATACCGCCGACCTCTCCAACCTCGCCGCCGCCCGCGCCACCCTGGCCCGGCCTGGCGACCACCTGATCCTGCCCGAGGTGATCTCCAAGGAGCCGCTGGGGCCGGTGGTGCGCCAGGGCGACGACGCCTGGGGCAATGTCGTGCGCTGGACGCTGAACGCCATGATCCTGGCCGAGGAGCTGGGGGTGACCTCGGCCAATGTCGAGGCCCTGCGCGCCCGCAGCGACAATCCCGAGATCCGCCGCCTGCTCGGGGCCGAGCCCGGCTATGGGGCGATGATCGGCCTCTCCGACGACTTTGCTTTCCAGATCATCAGACAGGTCGGCAACTATGGCGAGGTCTTCGCCCGCAACCTGGGGCCCGCGACGCCCCTGAAGATCGAGCGCGGCCTCAACGCCCTGTGGAACGCCAGCCCGCCGGGCCTCCTCTACGCCCCGCCGATGCGATGA
- a CDS encoding amidohydrolase family protein, with product MKPIVPLLAGLFAASALSTSALAEPATAIIHARLLTMGPVGEIADGTVILRDGKILAVGKGLAPPAGSQVIDAKGAIVTPGLFAPNTVLGVREVNSVKGTDDAKSSSSDLGAAFDPQYGLNPDTTLVPVARLGGVTRAIVVPAPGGDGEGGGADDGDGALFDGQVLAIRLAGDLLVKPRLAVAMRFGENGAGGSRGAEIGLLRARLEEVRLYKQNRAAYDRGELRDLKLSRQDLEALIPVVEGREPLLVTVHRAADIRQVLAFAREQRLKVILNGAEEGWRVAGEIAAAKVPVILNATADLPRSFEIVGASLQNAAKLRAAGVEIAIVSPDPAHRVRELRYEAGSAVAQGLPYAAALEAITIAPARIFGLADQLGSLAPGKAGDLVIWDGDPLAPRSLPTAIYVDGIAQPLRSRALDLRDRYESGDGAPR from the coding sequence ATGAAGCCGATCGTTCCCCTGCTGGCCGGCCTCTTCGCCGCCTCCGCGCTCTCCACGTCGGCCTTGGCCGAGCCCGCCACGGCCATCATCCACGCGCGCCTCTTGACCATGGGGCCGGTCGGCGAGATCGCCGATGGCACGGTGATCCTCCGCGACGGCAAGATCCTCGCGGTCGGCAAGGGCCTGGCCCCACCGGCCGGGTCCCAGGTCATCGACGCCAAGGGCGCGATCGTCACCCCCGGCCTTTTCGCGCCCAACACGGTCCTGGGCGTGCGCGAGGTCAATTCGGTCAAGGGGACCGATGACGCCAAGAGTTCGTCCTCCGACCTCGGCGCGGCCTTCGATCCGCAATATGGCCTCAACCCCGACACCACCCTCGTGCCCGTCGCGCGGCTGGGCGGCGTCACCCGCGCCATCGTCGTGCCGGCCCCGGGCGGCGACGGCGAGGGCGGCGGCGCCGACGACGGCGATGGGGCGCTGTTCGACGGCCAGGTCCTGGCCATCCGCCTGGCCGGCGATCTGCTGGTCAAGCCGCGCCTGGCCGTGGCCATGCGCTTTGGCGAGAACGGCGCGGGCGGCTCGCGCGGGGCCGAGATCGGCCTGCTGCGCGCCCGCCTCGAGGAAGTGCGCCTCTACAAGCAAAACCGCGCCGCCTATGATCGCGGCGAGCTGCGCGATCTGAAGCTGTCGCGCCAGGATCTCGAAGCCCTGATCCCGGTCGTCGAGGGGCGCGAGCCGCTGTTGGTCACCGTCCACCGCGCCGCCGACATCCGCCAGGTGCTGGCCTTCGCCCGCGAGCAGCGCCTGAAGGTGATCCTCAACGGCGCCGAGGAGGGCTGGCGGGTGGCCGGCGAGATCGCCGCGGCCAAGGTCCCGGTGATCCTCAACGCCACCGCCGACCTGCCACGCAGCTTCGAGATCGTCGGGGCCAGCCTGCAGAACGCCGCCAAGCTGCGCGCCGCCGGCGTCGAGATCGCCATCGTCAGCCCCGATCCGGCCCACCGGGTTCGCGAGCTGCGTTACGAGGCCGGCTCGGCCGTGGCCCAGGGCCTGCCCTACGCCGCGGCCCTGGAGGCGATCACCATCGCCCCGGCCCGGATCTTCGGCCTGGCCGATCAGCTGGGCTCGCTGGCGCCGGGCAAGGCCGGCGACCTGGTGATCTGGGACGGCGACCCGCTCGCGCCGCGCAGCCTGCCGACCGCCATCTATGTCGATGGGATCGCCCAGCCGCTGCGCTCGCGAGCGCTCGATCTGCGCGATCGCTACGAGAGCGGCGATGGCGCGCCGCGCTAA
- a CDS encoding amidohydrolase, with product MSNPSRLASAAARPRRVPWLALSATLLLAACATTPPPKPQAEAAPRPAAPPPKGLVPARDAYPSTYKVAASGLTAIVNANIYTGTGQKILGGMVVFDAGKIVSVGPAAAPPAGAKLIDAKGRWVTPGLIDAHSHLGVFPAPAVTGQVDVNENIDPNTGYVWAEHSVWPQDAGFERARAGGVTSLLILPGSANLFGGRTVALKNVPAVTVQAMKFPGAPYGLKMACGENPKGRYGARGRTPATRMGNVAGYRRGWIEAADYGKRWAAYDKKAAKGEGGEPPKRDLTLDTLSGALTGELLVQNHCYRADEMANLIDVSHEFGYHITAFHHAVEAYKIAPLLAREGICAAVWSGRWGFKMEAYDGIEENAALLTKAGVCVSLHSDDPNIIQRLNREAAVAQAAGRRAGIDIPDAVAIQWITLNSAKIMGVADRTGSLEPGKMADIVLWSADPLSIYALADLVFIDGAVEFDRQAPRRPSDFELGQNRGDLAQ from the coding sequence GTGTCAAACCCGTCGAGACTGGCCAGCGCGGCGGCGCGGCCCCGCCGCGTGCCCTGGCTGGCGCTGAGCGCCACCCTGCTGCTGGCCGCCTGCGCCACGACCCCGCCGCCCAAGCCCCAGGCCGAAGCCGCCCCGCGCCCGGCCGCCCCGCCGCCCAAGGGCCTGGTCCCGGCCCGCGATGCCTATCCGAGCACCTACAAGGTCGCGGCCTCGGGTCTGACGGCCATCGTCAACGCCAACATCTACACCGGGACGGGCCAGAAGATCCTCGGCGGCATGGTGGTGTTCGACGCCGGCAAGATCGTCTCGGTCGGGCCCGCCGCCGCGCCGCCGGCCGGGGCCAAGCTGATCGACGCCAAGGGCCGCTGGGTCACCCCCGGCCTGATCGACGCCCACTCCCACCTTGGGGTGTTTCCGGCCCCGGCCGTGACCGGCCAGGTCGACGTCAACGAGAACATCGACCCCAACACCGGCTATGTCTGGGCCGAGCACAGCGTCTGGCCCCAGGACGCGGGGTTCGAGCGGGCCCGGGCCGGCGGCGTCACCAGCCTGCTGATCCTGCCCGGCTCGGCCAATCTCTTCGGCGGCCGCACCGTGGCCCTGAAGAACGTCCCGGCCGTCACCGTCCAGGCCATGAAGTTCCCCGGCGCGCCCTACGGCCTGAAGATGGCCTGCGGCGAAAACCCCAAGGGCCGCTACGGCGCGCGCGGCCGCACCCCGGCCACCCGCATGGGCAATGTCGCCGGCTATCGCCGCGGCTGGATCGAGGCGGCCGACTACGGCAAGCGCTGGGCCGCCTACGATAAGAAGGCCGCCAAGGGGGAAGGGGGCGAGCCGCCCAAGCGCGACCTGACGCTCGACACCCTGTCGGGGGCCCTGACCGGCGAGCTCCTGGTGCAGAACCACTGCTACCGGGCCGACGAGATGGCCAACCTGATCGATGTCTCCCACGAGTTCGGCTACCACATCACCGCCTTCCACCACGCGGTCGAGGCCTACAAGATCGCCCCGCTGCTGGCCCGCGAGGGCATCTGCGCGGCCGTCTGGTCGGGCCGCTGGGGCTTTAAGATGGAGGCCTATGACGGCATCGAGGAAAACGCCGCCCTCCTGACCAAGGCCGGGGTCTGCGTCTCGCTGCACTCGGACGATCCCAACATCATCCAGCGCCTCAACCGCGAGGCCGCCGTCGCCCAGGCCGCCGGCCGCCGCGCCGGCATCGACATCCCCGACGCCGTCGCCATCCAGTGGATCACGCTCAACTCCGCCAAGATCATGGGCGTGGCCGACCGCACGGGGTCTCTCGAGCCCGGCAAGATGGCCGACATCGTGCTGTGGAGCGCCGATCCCTTGAGCATCTACGCGCTCGCGGATCTCGTGTTCATCGACGGCGCCGTCGAATTCGACCGCCAGGCCCCGCGCCGTCCTTCCGACTTCGAGCTCGGCCAAAACCGCGGAGACCTCGCCCAATGA
- a CDS encoding TonB-dependent receptor domain-containing protein, translating into MNHRFQRASRALLLASTASLLGAGLAHAQAQATASAPPQDAATVEEVIVVGTQIAGSKVTAAVPVTVVDAAQIATTGAVSGDDLLRAVPQMGNVTFNSTNGATSSNFARGDVGSINLRDLGVGNTLVLLNGRRVVTWPGTQADSNLAPVLTTNSNTLPVSGIQRLEVLRDGAAALYGADAVAGVLNTVLRDDLDGGTVTVRYGGAEGTSMRDFNLNFAVGQNFKEGRGNVTLSADYAYRSALKSTDLDYTASGDKRPLFADTSFAGSNTLDRRSTLSPWADLTVIGQTGAVRQGTTNLTTAAGVFHIQPTADGSCGSVLAGGICIGTGTRATSGAARDTRSDAQSVYGLSVMPKMRRTNLFSTWRYDLTDDVTAYGELGYYISDTHSVQDGVFTIGSTKIAIPASNYWNPFGPVTFADGTVNPNRLANLNIPAAGRAVSLTNYRFGDLGPTNVDVKGKQVRVLGGLKGNAYGFRWDSALLYTEAGVTDVQDGVSSTALQKQLALSTPDAYNPFNGGSASNPTGVDGTPSSKAALDAIRVKTYLKGRSTLAQWDFKVSKADLLALPAGDLGLAAGVELRRETISDNRDARVDGTIKFTDAVTGEVQTSDLFGVSPTPDSKGSRKVASAYAELAVPVVSPDMNVPLVRNVEVQLAGRYEHYSDFGDVAKPKVALAWDLFDGVRVRGSYSKGFRAPNLLQVNSAIVTRGNTRTDYIFCEADLRAGRISSFSACSASIVATAQRAGNPDLKAETSESQSIGLVLQPKFIPSELGRFTLTVDVWDTKQNGIIGVFGEGNALILDYLLRVQGSSNPNVIRLAPTADDIARTAGTGLAAVGQVTYVKDQYQNLNPQDVRGLDVSLNWRLHGTRFGDFDADINVAHFNKFYRQPSAEIAELLAARQAGKINAGTSITGGGDLLRQNGTPKTKVSASLTWRYEQLTVGAFTKYISSMDDTSLLATDGTPWQVESQVTGNLYGQWTVGKGRLDGSRIRLGVNNITNEDPPLSSGTYGYLGAVYQPYARYWYLSLSKSF; encoded by the coding sequence ATGAACCATCGCTTCCAACGCGCCAGCCGGGCGCTGCTGCTGGCCAGCACGGCCAGCCTCCTGGGCGCGGGCCTGGCCCACGCCCAAGCTCAAGCAACGGCCAGCGCGCCGCCGCAGGACGCCGCCACCGTCGAGGAGGTGATCGTCGTCGGCACCCAGATCGCCGGCTCCAAGGTCACCGCCGCCGTGCCGGTCACGGTCGTCGACGCCGCCCAGATCGCCACCACCGGCGCGGTCTCGGGCGATGACCTGCTGCGCGCGGTGCCGCAGATGGGCAATGTCACCTTCAACAGCACCAATGGCGCGACCAGCAGCAACTTCGCCCGCGGCGATGTTGGCTCGATCAACCTGCGCGACCTGGGCGTGGGTAACACCCTGGTGCTGCTCAATGGCCGCCGGGTCGTCACCTGGCCGGGCACCCAGGCCGATTCCAACCTCGCCCCGGTGCTGACCACCAACTCCAACACCCTGCCGGTCTCGGGCATCCAGCGCCTGGAAGTGCTGCGCGACGGGGCCGCGGCCCTCTATGGCGCCGACGCCGTGGCCGGCGTGCTCAACACCGTGCTGCGCGATGACCTCGACGGCGGGACGGTCACCGTGCGCTACGGCGGGGCCGAAGGCACGTCGATGCGTGACTTCAATCTCAACTTCGCCGTCGGCCAGAACTTCAAGGAAGGGCGCGGCAACGTCACCCTGTCGGCCGACTACGCCTATCGCAGCGCGCTCAAATCCACCGACCTCGACTACACCGCCAGCGGCGACAAGCGCCCGCTATTCGCCGACACCAGCTTCGCCGGCTCCAATACGCTCGATCGCCGCAGCACGCTCAGCCCCTGGGCCGACCTGACGGTGATCGGCCAGACTGGCGCGGTGCGCCAGGGCACGACCAACCTGACCACCGCCGCGGGCGTCTTCCACATCCAGCCGACCGCCGACGGCTCGTGCGGCTCGGTGCTGGCCGGCGGCATCTGCATCGGCACGGGTACGCGCGCCACCTCCGGCGCGGCCCGCGACACCCGCTCGGACGCCCAGTCGGTCTATGGCCTGTCGGTCATGCCCAAGATGCGCCGCACCAACCTCTTTTCGACCTGGCGCTATGACCTGACCGACGACGTCACCGCCTATGGGGAGCTTGGCTACTACATCTCCGACACCCACAGCGTGCAGGACGGGGTGTTCACGATCGGCTCGACCAAGATCGCCATCCCCGCGTCCAACTACTGGAACCCGTTCGGCCCGGTGACCTTCGCCGACGGCACGGTCAACCCCAATCGCCTGGCCAACCTCAACATCCCCGCCGCGGGCCGCGCCGTCAGCCTGACCAACTACCGGTTCGGCGACCTTGGCCCGACCAATGTCGACGTCAAGGGCAAGCAGGTGCGGGTGCTCGGCGGGCTGAAGGGCAATGCCTACGGCTTCCGCTGGGATAGCGCGCTGCTCTACACCGAGGCCGGCGTCACCGACGTCCAGGACGGCGTCAGCTCCACGGCCCTGCAAAAGCAACTCGCCCTGTCGACCCCCGACGCCTACAACCCGTTCAACGGCGGCAGCGCCAGCAACCCGACCGGGGTCGACGGCACGCCCAGCTCCAAGGCCGCCCTCGACGCCATCCGCGTCAAGACCTACCTCAAGGGCCGCTCGACCCTGGCCCAATGGGATTTCAAGGTCTCCAAGGCCGACCTCCTGGCCCTGCCGGCCGGTGACCTTGGCCTGGCCGCCGGCGTCGAGCTGCGCCGCGAGACGATCAGCGACAACCGCGACGCTCGCGTCGATGGCACGATCAAGTTCACCGACGCGGTGACCGGCGAAGTCCAGACCTCGGACCTCTTCGGCGTCAGCCCGACCCCCGACTCCAAGGGCTCGCGCAAGGTCGCCTCGGCCTATGCCGAACTGGCCGTGCCCGTCGTCTCGCCCGACATGAACGTGCCCCTGGTGCGCAATGTCGAGGTGCAGCTGGCCGGACGCTATGAGCACTACAGCGACTTTGGCGATGTCGCCAAACCCAAGGTCGCCCTGGCCTGGGACCTCTTCGACGGCGTGCGGGTCCGCGGTTCTTACTCCAAGGGCTTCCGCGCCCCCAACCTGCTGCAGGTCAATTCGGCCATCGTGACGCGGGGCAACACTCGCACCGACTACATCTTCTGCGAGGCCGACCTGCGGGCCGGCCGGATCTCGAGCTTCAGCGCCTGCTCGGCTTCGATCGTCGCCACCGCCCAGCGGGCCGGCAATCCCGACCTGAAGGCCGAGACCTCCGAGAGCCAGTCGATCGGTCTTGTCCTGCAGCCGAAGTTCATTCCCAGTGAACTGGGGCGCTTTACCCTGACCGTCGATGTCTGGGACACCAAGCAGAACGGCATCATCGGGGTGTTCGGCGAAGGCAACGCCCTGATCCTCGACTACCTGCTGCGCGTCCAGGGCTCGAGCAACCCCAACGTCATCCGCCTGGCCCCGACCGCCGACGACATCGCCCGCACCGCCGGCACGGGTCTGGCCGCCGTCGGCCAGGTCACCTACGTCAAGGACCAGTACCAGAACCTCAATCCGCAGGACGTCCGCGGCCTCGACGTCAGCCTCAACTGGCGCCTGCACGGCACGCGGTTTGGCGATTTCGACGCCGACATCAATGTCGCCCACTTCAACAAGTTCTACCGCCAGCCCTCGGCCGAGATCGCCGAACTGCTCGCCGCCCGCCAGGCCGGCAAGATCAACGCCGGCACGTCGATCACCGGCGGCGGGGACCTCCTGCGCCAGAACGGCACGCCCAAGACCAAGGTCTCGGCCTCGCTGACCTGGCGCTACGAGCAGCTGACCGTGGGGGCGTTCACCAAGTACATCTCCTCGATGGACGACACCTCGCTTCTGGCGACGGACGGCACGCCCTGGCAGGTCGAAAGCCAGGTGACCGGCAACCTCTATGGCCAGTGGACGGTCGGCAAGGGGCGCCTGGACGGCTCCAGGATCCGCCTGGGCGTCAACAACATCACCAACGAAGACCCGCCGCTTTCGTCGGGGACCTACGGCTATCTGGGGGCCGTCTACCAGCCCTACGCCCGCTACTGGTACCTGAGCCTCAGCAAGTCCTTCTAG
- a CDS encoding amidohydrolase family protein: MGETKHGWTGSMTAAASALALAAGAGLLVSAAHAEAPASRPVAIVGAIVFDATGAPPRPATVVIESGRITAVGLKVKIPRGAQVIDAKGQALLPGFFDLHTHWTGGGVPATTPQIASAYVAAGVTTVNDFNAAPESFAPRRQWLSTLVAPHVNFAARVSTPGGHGADWADTATTKWVNTPEAARAAIQALAPYKPDLIKAFTDGWRYGASPDNTSMDGWTLSALVDEAHKQNLKVFTHTVTVERGAVAGKAGVDVITHSLQDRPLDDEALAAIKAGGTADTPTLAVYEPVKPGEPARDPADPKNRQSFRKFDIALANAKRLHGAGVTLGLGTDAGMPGTPHGVSTLHEMELLVRAGLTPSQALIAATADSAKLMNLAADRGTIAPGQRADLVLIKGAPWTSIADVRNTDRVLIDGKLVYGPGAPPMSANQATSPPAIAAKALIDDFERSDRRSSLDTLRTDDPDGGMDRTVEISQTIARGTQGRALSLSARMAIKAKPSAGVIIPLSRGSITPVDASAFKGVRFEARGDGAYALGVTTTSGRWSAPFSAGADWRVVEIPFTALKALRGKGEWTAKDLTEVELMGGRSAGETLWLEIDNVSFY; this comes from the coding sequence ATGGGCGAGACCAAGCACGGTTGGACGGGATCGATGACAGCGGCGGCTTCGGCCCTGGCCCTGGCGGCGGGCGCGGGACTGCTGGTCAGCGCGGCCCATGCTGAGGCGCCGGCCTCCCGCCCGGTCGCCATTGTCGGGGCCATTGTCTTCGACGCCACCGGCGCGCCGCCGCGCCCGGCCACCGTGGTCATCGAAAGCGGCCGCATCACCGCCGTCGGGCTGAAGGTCAAGATCCCGCGCGGGGCCCAGGTCATCGACGCCAAGGGCCAGGCCCTGCTGCCGGGCTTTTTTGACCTTCACACCCACTGGACCGGCGGCGGCGTCCCGGCCACCACCCCGCAGATCGCCAGCGCCTACGTCGCCGCCGGGGTGACCACGGTCAACGACTTCAACGCCGCGCCCGAATCCTTCGCCCCGCGCCGCCAGTGGCTTTCGACCCTGGTCGCGCCGCACGTCAATTTCGCCGCCCGGGTCAGCACCCCCGGCGGCCACGGAGCCGACTGGGCCGACACGGCCACCACCAAGTGGGTCAACACCCCCGAGGCGGCCCGCGCCGCCATCCAGGCCCTGGCCCCCTACAAGCCCGACCTGATCAAGGCCTTCACCGACGGCTGGCGCTATGGGGCCTCGCCCGACAACACCAGCATGGACGGCTGGACCCTTTCGGCCCTGGTCGACGAAGCCCACAAGCAAAACCTCAAGGTCTTCACCCACACCGTCACCGTCGAGCGCGGCGCGGTGGCCGGCAAGGCCGGCGTCGATGTCATCACCCACAGCCTGCAGGACCGCCCGCTCGACGACGAGGCCCTGGCGGCGATCAAGGCCGGCGGCACGGCCGACACCCCGACCCTGGCCGTCTACGAGCCGGTCAAGCCCGGCGAGCCAGCCCGCGATCCGGCCGATCCCAAGAACCGCCAGAGCTTTCGCAAGTTCGACATCGCCCTGGCCAACGCCAAGCGCCTGCATGGCGCGGGCGTGACCCTGGGCCTGGGCACCGACGCAGGCATGCCCGGCACGCCGCACGGCGTCTCGACCCTGCACGAGATGGAGCTCCTGGTCCGCGCGGGCCTGACGCCCAGCCAGGCCCTGATCGCCGCCACCGCCGACAGCGCCAAGCTGATGAACCTCGCCGCTGATCGCGGGACCATCGCGCCGGGTCAGCGCGCCGATCTGGTTTTGATCAAGGGCGCGCCGTGGACGAGCATCGCCGACGTGCGCAACACCGACCGGGTGCTGATCGACGGCAAGCTGGTCTATGGGCCCGGCGCCCCGCCGATGAGCGCCAACCAGGCGACCAGTCCGCCGGCCATCGCGGCCAAGGCCCTGATCGACGACTTCGAGCGGAGCGACCGCCGATCCAGCCTCGACACCCTGCGCACCGACGATCCGGACGGCGGCATGGACCGCACCGTCGAGATCAGCCAGACCATCGCCCGGGGGACGCAAGGCCGGGCCCTGTCGCTGTCGGCCCGCATGGCGATCAAGGCCAAGCCCAGCGCCGGAGTGATCATTCCGCTGAGCCGGGGCTCGATCACGCCGGTCGACGCCAGCGCCTTCAAGGGCGTGCGCTTCGAGGCGCGCGGCGACGGCGCCTATGCGCTGGGCGTCACCACGACCAGCGGGCGCTGGTCGGCGCCGTTCAGCGCCGGGGCCGACTGGCGCGTGGTCGAGATCCCGTTCACCGCCCTCAAGGCCTTGCGCGGCAAGGGCGAGTGGACCGCCAAGGATCTGACCGAGGTCGAACTGATGGGCGGCCGCTCAGCCGGCGAGACCCTGTGGCTCGAGATCGACAACGTCAGCTTCTACTAG
- a CDS encoding Lrp/AsnC family transcriptional regulator — translation MADGGLDRIDRRILEIVQEDASLTVNELAEAVALSQNACWRRLKRLEDEGYILKRVALVDPVKLGSAMVVFVTVRAAEHSDEWLAAFAGAVRTIPEVVEFYRMSGEVDYLLKLRVKDIAAYDGVYRRLIKAVRLLDISSAFAMEEMKFTTAVPIAL, via the coding sequence ATGGCGGATGGCGGGCTGGATCGTATCGATCGGCGCATTCTGGAGATCGTCCAGGAAGACGCCTCCCTGACGGTCAACGAGCTGGCCGAGGCCGTGGCCCTGTCGCAAAACGCCTGCTGGCGACGCCTCAAGCGCCTCGAGGACGAGGGCTATATCCTCAAGCGCGTGGCCCTGGTCGATCCGGTCAAGCTCGGCTCGGCCATGGTGGTCTTCGTCACCGTCCGCGCCGCCGAGCACAGCGACGAATGGCTGGCCGCCTTCGCCGGGGCCGTGCGCACCATCCCCGAGGTCGTCGAATTCTACCGGATGAGCGGCGAGGTCGACTATCTCCTGAAACTGCGCGTCAAGGACATCGCCGCCTATGACGGGGTCTATCGCCGGCTGATCAAGGCCGTGCGCCTGCTCGACATCAGCTCCGCCTTCGCCATGGAGGAGATGAAGTTCACCACCGCCGTGCCGATCGCCCTTTGA